The following nucleotide sequence is from Mycobacterium sp. Z3061.
AACGCCGAGGCCTTCAGCAGCGCGATGAACTGGTTGACCAACGCGGGCAGCACCCGTCGTACCCCCTGCGGCACTACGACCAGCCGCATCGCGGCCGAGTAGCTGAAGCCCAGCGCCCGGGCGGCTTCCAGCTGGCCGGGGTCGACGCTCTGGATCCCGGAGCGCAGAATCTCGCCGACGTAGGCGCCGGCCATCAAGCCCAGGGCAGCGATGCCCAGCGGATAAGGGTTGTTGTCGGTCAGCCCGCCCACCACCGGACCCACGCCGAGCCCGATGATCAGAATGATCACCACCTCAGGCAGCCCGCGGAAGACGTCGGTATATACCCGGGCCGGCCATCGCAACCAGCGCTTATGCGAGATTCCGGCGACGGCCAACGCCAGGCCGACGGCCAGGCCGATGATCCCGGCGCTGCCGGTCAGAATCAACGTGTTGGGCAGCCCGGTGGTCAGCAGCGTCGGGATGGCCTGGCGGTACATGTCCCAGTCGAGGAATGAGTCGCGCAGCTGCCCGAGCGTCGACCTGGGCGCGGACGGCTGCGCCGGCTTGCGGTGGTGCTCGGCGGCGATCGCGGCGAAATCGGGCAGTTTGGGAGACGCGGCCGCCTTCGATCCCGGCTTCCAGCCTGGCGGCAGGGTGCGTGGCACCCACTTGCTGTAGAGCTCGGCCCAGGTGCCGTCCGCGATGACGGCGTCCAACCCGGAATTCAGGGCATCGACCAGCGGTTGGTTGTCCCTGGCGACCGCGTAGGCGACGAAGTCGTCGGTGCCGAAGGTGTGGGCGACGACCACCGCGGGATCACTCGGTCGCACCGCGCTCGATGCCTGGTTGGCCGGTGCCACCCACGCGTCGATCTGATGGGTTTTCAAGCTGGCGTACACCGTGGCGAAGTCGGGGTACTTCACCGGCTGCAGGTGCAGGGTGTCCACGACGTAGGTCTCCTCGACCGTGCCTTGCACGACGCCGATCCGCTGACCCGGCGCCAGGTCGGTGAACTTCTTGATGCTCGACCCCGGGGGCACGACCAGGGAGTAGAAGCCGAAGTCATAGCCGTTGGTGAAGGCCACGGTGTGCCGCCGCGCATCGGTCGCCTTCACCGAAGACGAGCCCACGTCGAAGCGGCGCGACGCCACTTGGGCCAACAGGCCGGAGAAGTCGGTCCCGACGAAACGCACCTGCAGGCCCAGCTTCTTGGCGATCGCGCGCAGCAGCTCGTTGTCGAAACCGGTGAAGCGGCCGGTGGCGTTGATGCAGGTGCTGGGCGGGGCGTCGGACAGCGTGCCGGCCAGCAGAATGCCGGGTGTCCCGAGGCCCAGCGCCGCGGTGTCGACCGAGCTCAAAGCCATCACCGACGCGGTCGTGTCGGTGTCGTCCGCGGTGCCCGAGTCACCGGTCGTGCGGGAAGACGTGAGGTCTTCGGGCAGGACGGTGGCGCTCTCCACCCCGGGCGGTGCGCATTGATTGCCATCCGCGAACGCGGGCGCCGCGCAGGCCAACCCGGCGATGATCGCGATGGTCGCGAACAGCCCGAACAGTTTTGCCCCCATCACCGCACACCGTATCGAGCGCGCGGCGGCGGGTACTGCTCAGGACACTATCGACGAGCGCTCGGCAGTTTGGTCCGGATCAGGGTGCACCGGAAGGACCGCGACGTTGGCGTCCGAAGGCTCCTCGCGCGGGGTGAAGACACCGCGGCGGCACAACTCGGCGACCATTGTTCTTGCCATCAGCTCGGAGCGCCTGATGCAGGCGGCCCGGGCGGCGTCGGGGTCGCGCCGGTGCATGGCAGCGTTCTCTTCTTCGTAGGACGGCAGCATGTCGTCGCGGCTGTGCTGGTAGGTCATGAAGAAGACGCGCGGGATGAGGTTCTGCGACGCCCGAATGGTCGCATGCAGCCGTGGCCCGGCGTACTCGTCGTTGACCACCCGCCGGTACTCCCAGGCGATCTCGGCGAAGTTCCGCGACTCCTTGGCGGCGCGCAACGAACGCATCAAGGCATCGAGTTCGCTCAGGATCCGCGGCGTCGGGTTGGCCGCCGCTCGTGCCGAGGCGATGCCGTTGAGCAGGCCGTCGAGTTCGTGGTGTTCCAGGACGGTCGACTCGTCGAAGCGTTCGACGAACGCGCCGCGGTGATACCGCGTGGACACGATGCCGTCGTGTTCCAGCTGAACCAACGCCTCTTGGATGGGGACCCGGCTGATGCCCAGGTCCTGCGCTATCTCGTTGCGGTCGACCCGGTCGCCGCTGCGCAGTTTCCCGGTCAGCACCAGGTTGAGCAGGTGCGTGACCACCTGGTCTTTTTCTTTGATCCCGTACTTCTTTGGCATCAGTTCTTACATCTCTTTCAGCCCCCGACGGCCGCCGTGCGCGGCAAGTTTCTCACGTCTGGGCGGGTCCGTTGAGATGTTTGGCCGATGAAGCGCGGCTCAAGCCGAACTGTCGCGCCACCGGCAGAGCGCTTCTGCGTCCGAAAGGTCGTAATCGGGTCCGTCGCAGCCCACGGTCAGCATCGTGACCCCGAGGCCGACCAGCGCTTCGGCGTTGCTGATCACCGCTGACCCGTTGCCGGCCGACGCGGAGCGCTCGACGGTGGCCGGGTCCCGGCCGACGGCCTCGCAGTGCCGGGCCAGCACCGCCGCCTTGGCGGGAAACTCGTCAGCGGAGGCGAAGCTGTGCCAGATGTCGGCGTGCTCGGCGACCAAGCGCAGGGTCTTACGCTCACCGCCGCCGCCGATCAGCACCGGAATGTCCCTGGTCGGCGCGGGGTTCAGCTTGCTCAGGCGCGCGGTGATCCGGGGGAGTGCGCCTGCCAGATCGTCGAGCCGGCTGCCGGCGGTGCCGAACTCGTAGCCGTACTCGTCATAGTCCTTTTGCTTCCATCCCGAGCCGATACCCAGGATGAGCCGCCCACCGGAAATGTGGTCGACGGTACGGGCCATGTCAGCCAACAGTTCCGGGTTGCGGTACGAGTTGCACGTGACCAAAGCGCCGATCTGGATTCTTGAGGTCTGCTCGGCCCAGGCCCCGAGCATGGTCCAGCACTCGAAGTGGGCGCCGTCGGGGTCGCCGTAGAGCGGAAAGAAGTGGTCCCAGTTGAACGCGACGTCCACGCCGATGTCCTCGCAGCGGCGGACGGCATCCCGGATCTGGTCGTACTGCGGGGCGTGCTGGGGCTGCAGTTGCACGCCGATGCGGATGGGATAGTCGGGGAGCACGGGGGAGTTCATACCCACCACCGTAGGCCTCAGGCCCCGTCGATCACCGTGCGCACGAGATCGATCAGGGCGCGCGGCTGGTCGCTCTGCACCGAATGGCCAGAATTCTCCACGACATGGGCGCCCTTGAAATGCGTTGCGCGCCTGCCAAGTTCGGCAACGTCGTCGTCGTTGACGAAGCCCGACGAGCCGCCGCGGATCAGTGTCACCGGCGCGGCCAGCGCGTCGACGTCGTCCCACAGGGTGCTGAAATCCGGAAAGACCCGGATCGCGTCGTAGCGCCACGTCCAGTTGCCGTTGTCCAACCGGCGCGAGTTGTGAAAGACGCCACGGCGCAAGGCCTTCACCTCGCGGTGCGGTGCCGCGGCGACCGTGAGGTCCAGCATCGCCTGGAAGCTCGGGAACTCCCGCTCGCCGTGCATCAGCGCGACCGTGCCCTGCTGCTCCTTGGTCATCTCCGAGTGACGCTGCAGAGCCGACGGGGTGACATCGATGAGCACGAGTTCATTGAGCAGCTCCGGTGCCAATGCGCCGAGCCGGATACCGGTCAGGCCGCCCAGCGACATCCCGACCACCAGCTCGGCGTTGGGGGCGAGATCACGCAGGACAGGCGCCAGCGCGTCCGCATTGTGCTGCGGTGAGTAGTCGCCGTCCTCCCGCCAGGAGGAGTGGCCGTGCCCGGGCAGGTCCACGGCGAGCGCGGGTTCGCCCAGGCCGACGATCACCGTGTCCCAGGTGTGCGCGTTCTGACCGCCGCCGTGCAGGAAGACCACCCGCGGCTCGGGTCCGCCCCAGCGCAATGCGCTGATGGCACCGGCGTCCACCCGCTCGACGGTCGGCAATGGACCGCTGATGCCGGCCTGTTCGGCGTTCTCGGCCAGCAGGTCGAACTCCGAGAGCCCGGTCAGGTCATCATGCGAGGCGTCGGTCACGTCACCGACACTAGCGGCGGTTCAGCCCTCGTTGATGAACTCTTCGAGCTGCGTACGTGCGATGTCGTCGGCCAGCTGCTCCGGCGGGCTCTTCATCAGGTACGCCGACGCCGGCAGCACCGGTCCGCCGATGCCGCGGTCCTTGGCGATCTTGGCGGCGCGCACGGCGTCGATGATGATGCCGGCCGAGTTCGGGGAGTCCCACACCTCGAGCTTGTACTCCAGGTTCAGCGGCACGTCACCGAAGGCGCGGCCCTCCAGGCGCACGTAGGCCCACTTGCGGTCGTCGAGCCAGGCGACGTGGTCGGACGGGCCGATGTGGACGTTCTTGTCCTCGACCTTGCCGGCCAGCGAGCCGGTCAGGTTGGACGTCACGGCCTGAGTCTTGGAAACCTTCTTGGACTCCAGACGTTCGCGCTCGAGCATGTTCTTGAAGTCCATGTTCCCGCCGACGTTGAGCTGGTAGGTGCGGTCCAGCGTCACGCCGCGGTCTTCGAACAGCTTGGCCATCACGCGGTGGGTGATCGTCGCGCCGACCTGGCTCTTGATGTCGTCGCCGATGATCGGCACACCCGCGTCCTTGAACTTCTTGGCCCACACCGGGTCCGAGGCGATGAACACCGGCAGCGCGTTGACGAATGCCACTCCGGCGTCGATGGCGCACTGGGCGTAGAACTTGTCGGCCTCCTCGGAGCCCACCGGCAGGTAGGACACCAGCACGTCGACCTTGTTGTCCTTGAGGACCTTCACCACGTCGACCGGCTCGTCGTCGGACAACTCGATGGTGTCGGCGTAGTACTTGCCGATGCCGTCGAGGGTCGGGCCGCGCTGCACCACCACGTTGGTCGGCGGCACGTCGGCGATCTTGATGGTGTTGTTCTCCGAGGCGTAGATCGCGTCAGACAGGTCGAAGCCGACCTTTTTGGCGTCGACGTCGAACGCGGCCACGAACTTGACGTCGCGGACGTGGTACGGGCCGAACCGGACGTGCATCAGACCGGGGACCGAGGAGGTGTCGTCGGCGTTGTAGTAGTACTCGACGCCCTGAACCAGCGAGGACGCGCAGTTGCCGACGCCGACGATGGCGACTCGTACCTCGGTCGACGCCTGTGTGTTCCCACTCATTGGGCGTTCTCCTAACTTCGTAACTTGGGTTTTGTCTTACGTTTTGTGTGCGGTGGCTACGTCTGTTCCACGGGGTTGGGTGCTGCCCGTTCCGCGGCGATCAGCTCGTTGAGCCACTTGACCTCACGCTCGCTGGACTCCAGCCCGAGTTGATGCAGCTGACGGGTGTAGCGGTCAAACGAGCTGCTGGCCCGCGCGACTGCTTCACGCAGGCCTTCCCGGCGCTCCTCGACCTGACGGCGCCGGCCTTCCAGGATGCGCATGCGCGCCTCCGCCGGAGTGCGGTTGAAAAACGCCAGGTGCACTCCGAAGCCGTCATCGGTGTAGTTGTGCGGACCGGTGTCGGCGACAAGTTCGGTGAAACGTCGGCGACCCTCGTCGGTCAGCTGATAGACCCGGCGAGCTCGTCGTACCGGGGTCCCCGCGGGCGCCGCGTTCTCGGCGATCAGCCCGTCGGCCTGCATCCGGCGCAGTGCCGGGTACAAGGACCCGTAGGAGAATGCGCGAAAGGCGCCGAGCAGGCCGGTCAGCCGTTTGCGCAACTCGTAGCCGTGCATGGGTGACTCGATGAGCAGCCCCAAAATGGCCAGTTCCAGCATCGATTCACCTCCTTTTGCATGGCTTGTTACGACGATACGACGTCTCGCGTCATAGTATCGCTCCGATATATTAGCGACAACAGCACCGCCCGTTAATGCGCTGTTAGTCACACTCGGGTGGCGGGCTTCAGCTCACGTAATGGACCTGCTTGACGGTCCCGTCGCCGGCCAACTCGATGTATCCGCTGCCGTAATCGCTGGACACGTAGATCGTCAGCGACAGCGACCCCGGCGCGGTCGGATCCTTGGCCGGCTCCACGATCAGATAGATCGATTTGACGTCCTGTTGTTTGATCCCGACGGTCTCGGGTGCGCCGCGCAGGATGCCCACCACGGTCTTGACGTCGAACTTGCCCAGGTCGACGAGGTCGCTGTCGGTGCTGCTGTTGCGGGCGGAGCTGGACGGGTCGCCCCAGCCGCCGCGGTAGGTGTAGTCGAGGACCCGTCTGTCGTCGGTGGGATCCTTGCGGTCGATCGACGCGTACTCCGGGTAGACCAGCAGCCGGTAGCCCATGGTGTCTCCGAAGCGCTTGCGGGTCTGCTCCAGCAGCCCGGTCAGGCCGCCCAGCGACTGCAATTGCTTGGGGGGAGTGAGCACCACCGGCGCGATGCCGTCGGACTTGGCTCCCGGATCGGAGGTGAAGTCCAGCGGCGACGTGGTGTTGCCGTAGAGACCCCACCCGATGCCGATGCCCAGCAGTACCGTGACGCCGAACGCCGCGGCGGCGAGCCCCAGCCCGTTGCGCCTCGCGCGGATGATCGGCGCCTGCACCGGCTTCTGCGTCTGCGCGCTCTGGGCGGATTGCAGATCGTCGACCAGGAGCTGCAAATCGTCGAGGGTCACGGCATTGGTGGCCATGCTGACCCGCTCGCGGTGCTCCTCCATCGACAACTCGCCGTCGTTGAGCGCCTTGTCGAGAATGTTGCACGCATCTTGGCGGTCGCTGTCCTTGGCCCGCGTGGTACCGCTCCGAGATTTCGCCACGGGACGATCGTAGAAGTCGGGCCCCCGACCGGCACAGCCTGTGATCACCGGATACCTGCTCACCCCCGCGACAACAGCCGCAGTTGCGTGTCGGTGCCAGGGGCGGCGACGTACTCTGGTCTGCGTGCGACTGCAGCGACAGGTGGTGGACTACGCGCTTCGGCGGCGCTCACTGCTTTCCGAGGTGTACTCGGGACGCACCGGTGTGTCCGAGGTTTGTGACGCTAACCCCTATTTGCTGCGCGCGGCGAAGTTTCACGGGAAACAAAGCCAGGTGATGTGCCCGATCTGCCGCAAAGAGCAACTGACGCTGGTGTCCTGGGTTTTCGGCGAGCATCTTGGTGCGGTTTCGGGCTCGGCGCGTACCGCGGAAGAGTTGGTACTGCTGGCGACGCGGTTTTCCGAGTTTGCTGTCCACGTGGTGGAGGTCTGCCGGACGTGCAGCTGGAATCACCTGGTGAAGTCATACGTCCTGGGCGCGGCAGTGCCCGCCCACCCGCCGCGGGGTTCGGGCGGCAAGCGGACGGCGCGCAATGGCGCCCGCACCGCCAGTGAATAGCGGAGGGCGCCACCACCAGTCGTCCAGCGACAAACCGGATGAGTCGACGACAACGGATGGCGGCAGACATTCCGGCGGTGAGCAGCAGGGTGCGCCGCCGCCGCCACGCCGTGCGGTGCCTCCCGATGACCGGCTGACCACGGTCATTCCCGCGGTGCCCGACGATCGCCCAAGCCGGCACGCCGACCCGATCGACCAGGTCAAGGCCGCTCTCGACAGCCCGTCGTCACCACCGCCGCCCGCCGACCCCGTCGGTCAGGTGAAGGCCGCACTGGATTCCCGGTCGCCGCGACCGGGGCATGAGCGGCTCAGCGGCCAGCACCGTCCGCCGGGCGGCCCGCCACCGTCGGGACCGGTCGGCGCGACCCGCGGGACCCGTCGCAAGCCGACGTGGTCTCAGCAGATCAACTGGAGATGGGTCCGGCGCTCGCTGTACCTGAGCCTGGCGGTTCTGATCCTGCTGCCGATCGTCACCTTCACCATGGCGTACTTCATCGTCGACGTGCCGCGGCCGGGGGACATCCGAACCAACCAGGTGTCCACGATCCTGGCCAGTGACGGCTCGGAGATCGCCAAAATCGTGCCCCCCGAAGGCAATCGGGTAGACGTCAACCTCAACCAGGTCCCGGTCCATGTGCGGCAGGCCGTGATCGCCGCCGAGGACCGCGGCTTCTACTCCAACCCGGGCTTCTCCTTCACCGGGTTCGCCCGCGCCGTCGGCAACAACCTTTTCGGTGGTGATCTGCAGGGCGGTTCCACGATCACCCAGCAGTACGTGAAGAACGCCCTGGTGGGCTCTGCGCAGCACGGGTGGAGCGGCATGATGCGCAAGGCCAAGGAACTCGTCATCGCCACCAAAATGTCGGGGGAGTGGTCCAAAGACGATGTGCTGCAGGCCTACCTGAACATCATCTATTTCGGTCGCGGCGCCTACGGGATCTCGGCGGCATCGAAGGCCTACTTCGACAAACCCGTCGAACAGCTCACCGTGGCCGAGGGTGCGCTGCTGGCGGCGCTGATCCGGCGGCCGTCCACGCTGGACCCCGCCGTCGACCCCGAAGGCGCGCTCGCGCGCTGGAACTGGGTCCTCGACGGCATGGTGGAGACCAAAGCACTGGCGGCCAAAGACCGGGCAGGGCAGGTGTTCCCCAAGACGGTGTCGCCGGACCAGGCGCGGGCCGAGAATCAGACCACCGGCCCCAACGGACTCATCGAGCGGCAGGTCACCAAGGAACTGCTCGAACTGTTCAACATCGACGAGCAGACCCTGAACACCCAGGGGTTGCAGGTCACCACCACGATCGATCCGCAGGCCCAGCAGGCTGCCGAGAAGGCGGTGTCGAAGTACCTGGACGGCCAGGACCCCGACATGCGGTCCGCGGCGGTGTCCATCGATCCGCGCACCGGGGCGGTGAAGGCTTACTACGGCGGATCGAATGCCCTGGGCTTCGATTTCGCTCAGGCCGGCCTGCAGACCGGTTCGTCGTTCAAGGTCTTCGCCTTGGTCGCGGCACTCGAGCAGGGCATCGGCCTGGGTTACCAGGTGGACAGTTCGCCGCTGACCGTCGACGGCATCAAGATCACCAACGTCGAGGGCGAGAGTTGCGGCACCTGCAACCTGGCCGAGGCGCTGAAGATGTCGCTCAACACCTCCTACTACCGGCTGATGCTCAAGCTCAAGGGCGGGCCGCAGGCCGTCGCCGACGCCGCACACCAGGCCGGCGTCGCCGAAAGCTTTCCCGGTGTCCCGCACACGCTGTCCGAAGACGGCAAGGGCGGCCCGCCCAACAACGGAATCGTGTTGGGGCAGTACCAGACCCGGGTGATCGACATGGCCACGGCCTATGCGACGCTCGCCGCCTCGGGCCTCTACCACCGCCCGCACTTCGTGCAGAAGGTGGTCAACGCCGAAGGTCAGGTCCTCTTCGATGCCGGCACCGCCGACAACAGCGGAGACCAGCGCATCCCGAAGGCGGTGGCCGACAACGTCACCGCCGCGATGCAGCCGATCGCCGGGTATTCGCGCGGCCACAACCTGGCCGGCGGACGGCAGTCCGCGGCCAAGACCGGCACGACGCAGTTCGGCGACACCACGTCCAACAAGGACGCCTGGATGGTCGGGTACACGCCTCAACTGTCCACCGCCGTCTGGGTAGGAACGGTCAAGGGCGACCAACCTCTGGTGAGCGCCTCCGGCGGAGCGATATACGGCTCCGGACTGCCCTCCGACATCTGGAAGTCCACGATGGACGGCGCCCTGAAGGGGCAGCCGAACGAGACGTTCCCCAAGCCGACGGAGATCGGGGGATATGCGGGTGTGCCGGCGGCACCTCCGCCGCCGCCACCACCGCCGTCGG
It contains:
- a CDS encoding ABC transporter substrate-binding protein/permease; protein product: MGAKLFGLFATIAIIAGLACAAPAFADGNQCAPPGVESATVLPEDLTSSRTTGDSGTADDTDTTASVMALSSVDTAALGLGTPGILLAGTLSDAPPSTCINATGRFTGFDNELLRAIAKKLGLQVRFVGTDFSGLLAQVASRRFDVGSSSVKATDARRHTVAFTNGYDFGFYSLVVPPGSSIKKFTDLAPGQRIGVVQGTVEETYVVDTLHLQPVKYPDFATVYASLKTHQIDAWVAPANQASSAVRPSDPAVVVAHTFGTDDFVAYAVARDNQPLVDALNSGLDAVIADGTWAELYSKWVPRTLPPGWKPGSKAAASPKLPDFAAIAAEHHRKPAQPSAPRSTLGQLRDSFLDWDMYRQAIPTLLTTGLPNTLILTGSAGIIGLAVGLALAVAGISHKRWLRWPARVYTDVFRGLPEVVIILIIGLGVGPVVGGLTDNNPYPLGIAALGLMAGAYVGEILRSGIQSVDPGQLEAARALGFSYSAAMRLVVVPQGVRRVLPALVNQFIALLKASALVYFLGLIASQRELFQVGRDLNAQTGNLSPLVAAGICYLILTVPLTHLVNYIDGRLRRGRTKLEPDDPPEVVTSTIGTEMT
- a CDS encoding GntR family transcriptional regulator encodes the protein MPKKYGIKEKDQVVTHLLNLVLTGKLRSGDRVDRNEIAQDLGISRVPIQEALVQLEHDGIVSTRYHRGAFVERFDESTVLEHHELDGLLNGIASARAAANPTPRILSELDALMRSLRAAKESRNFAEIAWEYRRVVNDEYAGPRLHATIRASQNLIPRVFFMTYQHSRDDMLPSYEEENAAMHRRDPDAARAACIRRSELMARTMVAELCRRGVFTPREEPSDANVAVLPVHPDPDQTAERSSIVS
- a CDS encoding LLM class F420-dependent oxidoreductase yields the protein MNSPVLPDYPIRIGVQLQPQHAPQYDQIRDAVRRCEDIGVDVAFNWDHFFPLYGDPDGAHFECWTMLGAWAEQTSRIQIGALVTCNSYRNPELLADMARTVDHISGGRLILGIGSGWKQKDYDEYGYEFGTAGSRLDDLAGALPRITARLSKLNPAPTRDIPVLIGGGGERKTLRLVAEHADIWHSFASADEFPAKAAVLARHCEAVGRDPATVERSASAGNGSAVISNAEALVGLGVTMLTVGCDGPDYDLSDAEALCRWRDSSA
- a CDS encoding alpha/beta hydrolase yields the protein MTDASHDDLTGLSEFDLLAENAEQAGISGPLPTVERVDAGAISALRWGGPEPRVVFLHGGGQNAHTWDTVIVGLGEPALAVDLPGHGHSSWREDGDYSPQHNADALAPVLRDLAPNAELVVGMSLGGLTGIRLGALAPELLNELVLIDVTPSALQRHSEMTKEQQGTVALMHGEREFPSFQAMLDLTVAAAPHREVKALRRGVFHNSRRLDNGNWTWRYDAIRVFPDFSTLWDDVDALAAPVTLIRGGSSGFVNDDDVAELGRRATHFKGAHVVENSGHSVQSDQPRALIDLVRTVIDGA
- a CDS encoding inositol-3-phosphate synthase; translated protein: MSGNTQASTEVRVAIVGVGNCASSLVQGVEYYYNADDTSSVPGLMHVRFGPYHVRDVKFVAAFDVDAKKVGFDLSDAIYASENNTIKIADVPPTNVVVQRGPTLDGIGKYYADTIELSDDEPVDVVKVLKDNKVDVLVSYLPVGSEEADKFYAQCAIDAGVAFVNALPVFIASDPVWAKKFKDAGVPIIGDDIKSQVGATITHRVMAKLFEDRGVTLDRTYQLNVGGNMDFKNMLERERLESKKVSKTQAVTSNLTGSLAGKVEDKNVHIGPSDHVAWLDDRKWAYVRLEGRAFGDVPLNLEYKLEVWDSPNSAGIIIDAVRAAKIAKDRGIGGPVLPASAYLMKSPPEQLADDIARTQLEEFINEG
- a CDS encoding PadR family transcriptional regulator, with product MLELAILGLLIESPMHGYELRKRLTGLLGAFRAFSYGSLYPALRRMQADGLIAENAAPAGTPVRRARRVYQLTDEGRRRFTELVADTGPHNYTDDGFGVHLAFFNRTPAEARMRILEGRRRQVEERREGLREAVARASSSFDRYTRQLHQLGLESSEREVKWLNELIAAERAAPNPVEQT
- a CDS encoding DUF1707 domain-containing protein; protein product: MAKSRSGTTRAKDSDRQDACNILDKALNDGELSMEEHRERVSMATNAVTLDDLQLLVDDLQSAQSAQTQKPVQAPIIRARRNGLGLAAAAFGVTVLLGIGIGWGLYGNTTSPLDFTSDPGAKSDGIAPVVLTPPKQLQSLGGLTGLLEQTRKRFGDTMGYRLLVYPEYASIDRKDPTDDRRVLDYTYRGGWGDPSSSARNSSTDSDLVDLGKFDVKTVVGILRGAPETVGIKQQDVKSIYLIVEPAKDPTAPGSLSLTIYVSSDYGSGYIELAGDGTVKQVHYVS
- a CDS encoding DUF5318 family protein; the protein is MRLQRQVVDYALRRRSLLSEVYSGRTGVSEVCDANPYLLRAAKFHGKQSQVMCPICRKEQLTLVSWVFGEHLGAVSGSARTAEELVLLATRFSEFAVHVVEVCRTCSWNHLVKSYVLGAAVPAHPPRGSGGKRTARNGARTASE
- a CDS encoding transglycosylase domain-containing protein; amino-acid sequence: MNSGGRHHQSSSDKPDESTTTDGGRHSGGEQQGAPPPPRRAVPPDDRLTTVIPAVPDDRPSRHADPIDQVKAALDSPSSPPPPADPVGQVKAALDSRSPRPGHERLSGQHRPPGGPPPSGPVGATRGTRRKPTWSQQINWRWVRRSLYLSLAVLILLPIVTFTMAYFIVDVPRPGDIRTNQVSTILASDGSEIAKIVPPEGNRVDVNLNQVPVHVRQAVIAAEDRGFYSNPGFSFTGFARAVGNNLFGGDLQGGSTITQQYVKNALVGSAQHGWSGMMRKAKELVIATKMSGEWSKDDVLQAYLNIIYFGRGAYGISAASKAYFDKPVEQLTVAEGALLAALIRRPSTLDPAVDPEGALARWNWVLDGMVETKALAAKDRAGQVFPKTVSPDQARAENQTTGPNGLIERQVTKELLELFNIDEQTLNTQGLQVTTTIDPQAQQAAEKAVSKYLDGQDPDMRSAAVSIDPRTGAVKAYYGGSNALGFDFAQAGLQTGSSFKVFALVAALEQGIGLGYQVDSSPLTVDGIKITNVEGESCGTCNLAEALKMSLNTSYYRLMLKLKGGPQAVADAAHQAGVAESFPGVPHTLSEDGKGGPPNNGIVLGQYQTRVIDMATAYATLAASGLYHRPHFVQKVVNAEGQVLFDAGTADNSGDQRIPKAVADNVTAAMQPIAGYSRGHNLAGGRQSAAKTGTTQFGDTTSNKDAWMVGYTPQLSTAVWVGTVKGDQPLVSASGGAIYGSGLPSDIWKSTMDGALKGQPNETFPKPTEIGGYAGVPAAPPPPPPPPSETVIQPTVEIAPGITVPVGPPTTITAPPPGGPVPLPPPSDVPQPPP